In Brevibacterium zhoupengii, the following are encoded in one genomic region:
- the cydB gene encoding cytochrome d ubiquinol oxidase subunit II — translation MEILATIWFVLIIVLWMGYLFLDGFDLGVGMLMPVLSRTERQKRVLLNTIGPTWDGNEVWLITAAGATFAAFPHWYASLFSALYIPLTLCLLALIFRAVAIEYRGKGHSAVWKSFWTWAMAVGSAGIAFFIGAMLAITSSGLPLNEHGDIVGGAFAWMGWPAVVGGLGGVGFALVHGLIFLGLKTQGDIREKAQRWARRLMLPGSIGFLIWFGLSVTGRPWLIAVVIAAVIALVAAYLAVRSGAEKRAFAFHGIYLVVGLTAVFAGAYPNVLPSTLDSANSLTISSASSSDYTLTVMLVVTAVCLPIIIAYQIFSYRMFLGRIAEAHIPEAHRVPVAIRS, via the coding sequence ATGGAAATTCTCGCTACGATCTGGTTCGTCCTCATCATCGTGTTGTGGATGGGGTATCTCTTCCTTGACGGCTTCGACCTCGGCGTCGGGATGCTCATGCCGGTCCTCAGCCGCACCGAACGGCAGAAACGGGTTCTGCTCAATACGATCGGACCGACCTGGGACGGCAACGAGGTGTGGCTGATCACTGCTGCAGGTGCGACTTTCGCCGCCTTCCCACATTGGTATGCCTCCCTGTTCAGCGCCCTCTACATCCCGCTGACGCTGTGCCTGCTGGCATTGATCTTCCGTGCCGTCGCCATCGAATATCGCGGCAAGGGCCACAGCGCAGTGTGGAAGTCCTTCTGGACGTGGGCTATGGCAGTCGGCTCAGCTGGAATCGCGTTCTTCATCGGCGCCATGCTCGCCATCACCTCCAGCGGACTGCCCTTGAACGAACACGGTGACATCGTCGGCGGAGCCTTCGCCTGGATGGGCTGGCCCGCGGTCGTGGGCGGCCTGGGAGGAGTCGGCTTCGCCCTCGTCCACGGTCTGATCTTCCTGGGGCTGAAGACTCAGGGCGACATCCGAGAGAAGGCTCAGCGGTGGGCGCGGAGACTGATGCTGCCGGGGTCGATCGGCTTCCTCATCTGGTTCGGTCTGTCCGTCACTGGGCGTCCGTGGCTCATTGCCGTGGTCATCGCAGCCGTGATCGCACTGGTGGCAGCGTACCTCGCGGTGCGTTCCGGGGCGGAGAAGAGGGCCTTTGCATTCCACGGCATCTACCTCGTGGTGGGATTGACTGCCGTGTTCGCTGGGGCCTATCCCAATGTCTTGCCCTCAACACTGGACTCGGCGAACTCGCTGACGATCTCTTCCGCTTCGTCGTCGGACTACACACTCACGGTGATGCTGGTCGTGACCGCTGTCTGCCTGCCGATCATCATCGCCTACCAGATATTCAGCTATCGCATGTTCCTGGGACGGATCGCCGAGGCTCACATTCCTGAGGCCCACCGCGTTCCGGTTGCGATCAGATCATGA
- a CDS encoding cytochrome ubiquinol oxidase subunit I, translating to MDLDPVLIGRWQFGITTVYHFWMVPLTLGLGMLVAILQTRYHRTGNEMYLRSTKFFGKLFLINFIMGVATGLVQEFQFGMAWSEYSRFVGDVFGAPLALEALLAFFLESTFLGLWIFGWGRLPRAVHLGSLWCAVIGSWISAYFIIVANSWMQHPVGVELVEGRAVMTDVWAVLTNNTAIAAYTHTLCGALAVGGSFLLGISWYHLYRRRKDGIDTIGPDGKVVVGSAPDVPGRDAIDHQVWIRSLRIGAVVGLVAFVGVAITGDIQSKLMFEQQPMKMASAEAACHDGTEFSVLTIGDPSSNDCDGVENVFEIPGLLSFLAKGDFNTPVHGVTTLLPDYQEKYGTHLPEDERYGQHSGEKIDYQPIMIVTYWGFRFMIGFGMVAAGVSALGLWLTRKGTVPASPWLMRGALLSITAPFIANSAGWIFTEMGRQPFVVAPNPAQLDGVYMFTQAALSPELTPGMLLFSLISLSLVYGILMVVELRLLIVYIRGGIASAMPEVTKINHTPRITNDEDDVLSFAY from the coding sequence ATGGACCTGGATCCGGTTCTCATCGGGCGCTGGCAATTCGGCATCACCACCGTCTATCACTTCTGGATGGTTCCGCTCACTCTCGGCCTGGGCATGCTCGTTGCGATTCTGCAGACCCGGTATCACCGCACGGGCAACGAGATGTATCTGCGCAGCACCAAGTTCTTCGGCAAACTCTTCCTCATCAACTTCATCATGGGTGTCGCCACCGGCCTGGTTCAGGAATTTCAGTTCGGGATGGCGTGGAGTGAGTACTCCCGCTTCGTGGGAGACGTCTTCGGTGCGCCGTTGGCGTTGGAGGCACTGCTCGCGTTCTTCCTGGAGTCCACCTTCCTCGGGCTCTGGATCTTCGGCTGGGGCAGACTCCCGCGTGCCGTCCACTTAGGCAGCCTCTGGTGTGCCGTGATCGGATCGTGGATCTCCGCCTACTTCATCATCGTTGCGAACTCATGGATGCAGCACCCCGTCGGTGTCGAACTGGTCGAGGGCAGAGCGGTGATGACCGACGTCTGGGCGGTGCTGACGAACAACACGGCGATCGCCGCCTACACTCACACACTGTGCGGGGCGTTGGCCGTGGGCGGCAGCTTCCTGCTCGGAATCTCCTGGTATCACCTCTACCGCAGACGCAAGGACGGCATTGACACCATCGGTCCCGACGGCAAGGTCGTCGTCGGTTCTGCACCCGATGTGCCCGGCAGAGACGCCATCGACCATCAGGTCTGGATCCGGTCCTTGCGCATCGGTGCTGTCGTCGGCCTCGTGGCCTTCGTCGGAGTCGCGATCACCGGTGACATCCAGTCCAAGCTGATGTTCGAACAGCAGCCCATGAAGATGGCCTCAGCCGAGGCCGCCTGTCACGACGGTACCGAGTTCTCCGTGCTCACAATCGGCGACCCCTCGTCAAACGACTGCGACGGGGTGGAGAACGTGTTCGAGATCCCGGGGCTGCTCTCCTTCCTCGCCAAGGGCGACTTCAATACTCCGGTTCACGGCGTTACGACTCTGCTTCCCGACTACCAGGAGAAATACGGCACGCATCTGCCCGAGGACGAACGCTACGGTCAGCACTCGGGCGAGAAGATCGACTACCAGCCCATCATGATCGTCACCTACTGGGGATTCAGGTTCATGATCGGGTTCGGCATGGTCGCGGCAGGAGTCAGCGCACTGGGACTGTGGCTGACTCGAAAAGGCACCGTCCCCGCCTCACCCTGGCTGATGCGCGGAGCACTCCTGTCGATCACCGCGCCTTTCATCGCCAACTCCGCCGGCTGGATCTTCACGGAGATGGGGCGTCAGCCGTTCGTGGTCGCGCCGAATCCCGCGCAGCTTGACGGCGTGTACATGTTCACTCAGGCGGCGCTGTCACCTGAGCTCACGCCTGGGATGCTGCTGTTCTCACTGATCAGCCTCAGCCTCGTCTACGGCATTCTCATGGTTGTGGAACTGCGGCTGCTCATCGTCTACATCAGGGGAGGGATCGCCTCGGCGATGCCTGAGGTCACGAAGATCAACCACACCCCACGGATCACGAACGACGAAGACGACGTCCTGTCGTTCGCGTACTGA
- a CDS encoding BlaI/MecI/CopY family transcriptional regulator, producing the protein MGTLGELERSVMDAIWVHDDGLSAAELRDVLAARDLALTTVHTVLTRLEKKGFVTRDRSIRPHRYLAVSTREDHVAELMTEVLSQAPDRQAVLARFLGTVSEADTKALRNLLGRNHSTNS; encoded by the coding sequence GTGGGAACACTGGGCGAACTCGAACGCAGCGTCATGGACGCCATCTGGGTACATGATGATGGGTTGAGCGCGGCCGAGCTCCGCGATGTGCTCGCAGCACGCGACCTCGCACTGACCACCGTCCATACCGTCCTCACGCGCCTGGAGAAGAAGGGCTTCGTCACACGCGATCGCAGCATCCGCCCGCACCGCTACCTCGCGGTGTCAACACGCGAAGACCATGTCGCAGAGCTGATGACCGAAGTTCTGTCGCAGGCACCTGATCGCCAGGCCGTTCTTGCCCGCTTCCTGGGCACGGTGTCGGAGGCTGATACGAAGGCTCTGCGCAACCTGCTGGGACGCAATCACTCAACCAACTCCTGA
- a CDS encoding M56 family metallopeptidase, giving the protein MSIVGSVLAVLAFLLAWPVPAALSRFRGDPISKVILWQAVGLSGGLSLIGTALAFAVAPASRSLPEGLWQLARGESHTTLTVFGWIFLIIAVALIARLLGCLALTFYSARKTRIRHDEILHLLSEPSATYPDTRIISTDEAVAYCLPQGPRKGTAVLSTGLLEVLSEDERTAVIAHERAHLDFRHDVLVIPFAAWHRALPFFSATAIGLNSINGQIELMADDQARERVDPAILAQAVRAAAGISPEHRSDLSAQRIDRLSRPLDPARIPVRVTSSLVALGLLLVPSLLLFAPIASGI; this is encoded by the coding sequence ATGAGCATCGTGGGATCTGTCCTCGCGGTACTTGCATTTCTCTTAGCGTGGCCGGTCCCGGCTGCGCTGTCTCGTTTTCGCGGCGACCCCATCTCGAAGGTCATTCTGTGGCAGGCTGTGGGCCTTTCCGGTGGCCTCTCACTCATCGGCACGGCATTGGCATTCGCCGTGGCTCCGGCCTCACGCAGCCTGCCCGAGGGACTGTGGCAGCTCGCCCGAGGAGAGTCGCACACGACTCTCACGGTCTTCGGCTGGATCTTCCTCATCATCGCGGTGGCACTCATCGCGCGCCTGTTGGGCTGTCTTGCGCTGACGTTCTACTCAGCGCGCAAGACTCGTATTCGTCACGATGAGATCCTGCATCTGCTCAGCGAACCATCTGCCACGTACCCGGATACACGGATCATCTCGACCGACGAGGCTGTGGCCTATTGTCTGCCGCAGGGCCCGCGCAAAGGAACTGCGGTTCTCTCCACCGGTCTGCTCGAAGTCCTCAGCGAGGACGAGCGCACTGCCGTCATCGCCCATGAGCGAGCTCACTTGGATTTCCGCCACGACGTGCTGGTCATCCCCTTTGCCGCGTGGCATCGTGCTCTGCCGTTCTTCTCGGCCACCGCGATCGGTCTCAACTCCATCAATGGTCAGATTGAGCTCATGGCCGATGACCAAGCCCGCGAACGTGTCGACCCCGCGATTCTGGCCCAAGCGGTGCGTGCAGCAGCGGGCATCAGCCCGGAGCACCGCAGCGACCTTTCGGCCCAGAGAATCGACCGACTCTCGCGGCCGCTGGACCCTGCGCGGATTCCGGTGCGTGTGACGTCGAGCCTCGTTGCGCTGGGTCTTCTGCTCGTCCCCAGCCTGTTGCTCTTCGCTCCGATCGCCTCCGGAATCTGA
- a CDS encoding DNA gyrase/topoisomerase IV subunit B, with the protein MEEESYGARHLSVLSGLEAVRKRPGMYIGTTDSRGLMHCLWEIIDNAVDEALGGFGKSILIELEPDGSVAVTDSGRGIPVDIEPKTGLTGVEVVLTKLHAGGKFGGSSYAASGGLHGVGASVVNALSARLDVEVTRGSKVHKMSFRRGVPGRFDDSSGQPGPDNPFEEFHEPTGLDVVRKAKKGVTGTRVQYWADPQIFLSKAQFDYQHLVERARQTAFLVPGLELRIEDRRGVARDETGEVIAERLEVFRFDGGITEFVDHLSIDPPMTDTWRLQDTGKFTETVPVLDSSGHLVSKEVEREVGVDIALRWGTGYDTKVKSFVNVVSTPHGGTHLAGFEQASLKAMRKAVEANARKLKLGKDKLEKDDVLAGLTAVVTVQLAEPQFEGQTKEVLGTAAVRQIVAKTVEKQLGDILSSTKRAEKQQAAVLMEKVVAELKSRISARTHKENQRRKTALEASSLPAKLYDCRDNGVENTELFIVEGDSAMGTAKAARNSDHQALFPIRGKILNVQKASLSDMLANVECAALIQVIGAGSGRSFDIDAARYGRVIIMTDADVDGAHIRTLLLTLFFRYMKPLVEQGRVFAAVPPLHRVEVVTKRGTPNDVVYTYSEAELHALLKKLEKSKKTYKEPIQRYKGLGEMDADQLAETTMDPSMRTLRRVTMADAEAAENTFELLMGSSVGPRKEFIVSGAAVLDAERIDS; encoded by the coding sequence GTGGAAGAGGAAAGTTACGGCGCCAGGCATCTGTCCGTCTTGTCGGGTCTCGAGGCAGTTCGTAAGCGCCCGGGCATGTACATCGGGACCACTGATTCCCGAGGGCTGATGCACTGCCTGTGGGAAATCATCGACAACGCTGTCGATGAGGCTCTGGGCGGTTTCGGCAAGTCGATCCTCATCGAACTCGAACCGGATGGTTCGGTGGCTGTCACGGACAGCGGACGTGGCATCCCCGTGGACATTGAACCCAAGACCGGACTGACCGGCGTCGAGGTAGTCCTGACCAAGCTCCACGCCGGAGGCAAGTTCGGCGGCAGCTCATATGCCGCCTCCGGCGGTCTGCACGGCGTCGGTGCCTCTGTCGTCAACGCACTCTCTGCCCGCCTCGATGTCGAAGTCACCCGTGGTTCGAAGGTCCACAAGATGTCTTTCCGGCGCGGAGTGCCGGGACGTTTCGACGACTCATCCGGACAGCCGGGGCCAGACAATCCGTTCGAAGAATTCCATGAGCCGACCGGGCTCGATGTCGTGCGCAAAGCGAAGAAGGGAGTCACCGGAACACGCGTCCAGTACTGGGCCGATCCGCAGATCTTCCTGTCCAAGGCGCAGTTCGACTACCAGCACCTCGTCGAGCGCGCCCGTCAGACGGCGTTCCTCGTCCCCGGTCTCGAGCTGCGGATCGAAGACCGCCGTGGAGTCGCTCGTGATGAGACCGGTGAAGTCATCGCCGAACGCCTCGAAGTCTTCCGCTTCGACGGCGGCATCACCGAATTCGTCGACCATCTGTCGATCGACCCGCCGATGACGGACACCTGGCGTCTGCAGGACACCGGGAAGTTCACCGAGACCGTCCCAGTGCTCGATTCCTCGGGCCATCTGGTCTCGAAGGAAGTAGAACGCGAGGTCGGTGTTGACATCGCTCTGCGGTGGGGGACCGGCTACGACACGAAGGTGAAGTCCTTCGTCAATGTCGTGTCCACTCCGCACGGCGGAACCCACTTGGCCGGATTCGAGCAGGCCAGCCTGAAAGCCATGCGCAAAGCCGTCGAAGCCAACGCCCGCAAACTCAAGCTGGGCAAGGACAAACTCGAAAAGGACGACGTGCTGGCAGGGCTGACCGCTGTGGTCACGGTGCAGTTGGCCGAGCCGCAGTTCGAGGGGCAGACCAAGGAAGTCCTGGGTACGGCCGCGGTCAGGCAGATCGTGGCAAAAACGGTCGAAAAGCAGCTCGGTGACATCCTGTCCTCGACCAAACGCGCTGAGAAGCAGCAAGCTGCCGTCCTCATGGAGAAGGTCGTCGCCGAACTCAAATCGCGCATCTCGGCTCGCACACACAAGGAGAATCAGCGTCGTAAGACGGCGCTTGAGGCATCCTCACTGCCTGCCAAGCTCTACGACTGCCGTGACAACGGAGTGGAGAACACGGAGCTGTTCATCGTCGAGGGGGACTCCGCGATGGGAACGGCGAAGGCCGCTCGCAACTCCGACCATCAGGCGCTGTTTCCCATCCGCGGCAAGATCCTCAACGTGCAGAAGGCATCATTGTCGGACATGTTGGCCAATGTCGAATGTGCCGCACTGATCCAGGTCATCGGTGCGGGATCCGGCCGCAGCTTCGACATCGATGCCGCCCGCTACGGACGAGTCATCATCATGACCGATGCTGACGTCGACGGTGCCCACATTCGTACCCTGCTGCTGACCCTGTTCTTCCGCTATATGAAGCCACTGGTCGAACAGGGGCGAGTGTTCGCCGCCGTTCCACCGCTCCATCGTGTGGAGGTGGTCACAAAGCGCGGCACGCCCAACGACGTCGTCTACACCTACAGCGAGGCAGAACTCCATGCTCTGCTGAAGAAGCTGGAGAAGTCGAAGAAGACGTACAAGGAACCGATTCAGCGCTACAAGGGTCTCGGCGAGATGGATGCCGACCAATTGGCGGAGACGACGATGGACCCGAGCATGCGCACACTGCGACGGGTCACGATGGCCGACGCCGAAGCGGCGGAGAACACCTTCGAGCTTCTGATGGGCTCCTCCGTCGGGCCGCGCAAGGAGTTCATCGTCTCGGGGGCCGCTGTCCTCGACGCCGAGCGCATCGACAGCTGA
- a CDS encoding N-acetylmuramoyl-L-alanine amidase, with the protein MSPRHSIVVPLVCAALALPGLTSCAKETQEDPAASSPAASSSAVTTSAAPEAKSNRASAEAQKTKAAEPAVDLSGRTIAIDPGHNGGNASHPNEIASPVPDGRGGTKACNTTGTSTNSDYPETDFNWEVAQRLEDDLKDAGAKVVMSRDDNDGVGPCVDERGTFADDADLMVSIHANGSESSETKGFHVIVAEPGSSDTVEDDSNRLAAAMSKALSDPFTPNKAYGKEAISRRPDLAGLNNASVPAVIVECGEMRNPAEAKAMESESGQQKYADALMEGIVDWY; encoded by the coding sequence ATGTCTCCTCGTCACAGCATCGTAGTCCCCCTTGTGTGCGCAGCCCTTGCCCTCCCTGGCCTCACCTCGTGCGCAAAGGAGACGCAGGAAGATCCAGCCGCCTCCTCTCCTGCCGCCTCTTCCTCTGCTGTCACCACCTCGGCCGCACCCGAGGCAAAGTCGAATAGGGCGAGTGCCGAAGCACAGAAGACCAAGGCTGCGGAGCCTGCCGTCGACCTCAGCGGGCGGACAATCGCCATTGATCCCGGCCATAACGGGGGCAACGCCTCGCACCCGAACGAGATCGCCAGCCCGGTTCCAGATGGACGCGGAGGAACCAAAGCCTGCAACACCACGGGCACCTCAACGAACTCCGACTACCCCGAGACCGACTTCAACTGGGAAGTAGCCCAGAGGCTCGAAGACGATCTCAAAGATGCGGGAGCGAAGGTGGTCATGAGTCGCGACGACAACGATGGTGTTGGCCCCTGCGTCGACGAGCGCGGCACGTTCGCCGACGATGCCGACCTCATGGTCAGCATCCACGCGAACGGAAGCGAATCGTCCGAGACCAAGGGCTTTCATGTCATCGTCGCCGAACCTGGCAGTTCGGACACCGTTGAGGACGACTCGAACCGACTTGCCGCTGCGATGAGCAAGGCTCTGTCCGACCCGTTCACACCCAACAAAGCCTATGGCAAGGAAGCGATCAGTCGGCGACCCGACCTGGCCGGGCTCAACAACGCATCCGTGCCTGCCGTCATCGTCGAGTGCGGCGAGATGCGCAACCCCGCCGAGGCCAAGGCCATGGAATCGGAATCCGGACAACAGAAATATGCCGACGCCCTGATGGAGGGCATTGTCGACTGGTACTGA